One genomic region from Bubalus bubalis isolate 160015118507 breed Murrah chromosome 12, NDDB_SH_1, whole genome shotgun sequence encodes:
- the LOC123328687 gene encoding translation initiation factor IF-2-like has protein sequence MSVLAPNPDANRKEKRVPLLSKPGLDLGRGNESKDIPPPSLHSIGVGALAGTWPHLAAAPAPPLAGAPTARSSRRALRQLPAQPRRPPPSPTRGPSPAALVVAAACGRVGEGRPPPTPPHPTGRENKAAAAAALTFSVSVPRSPRRLLTELGSTGREKLQACQRLGPGPRASEASRASQNPARHRRPFFPPSLPPPRPVLRPEGGGPGRARRGRARGGGARPARGLPGAVVSPPARSRGGRVGLWLDPAREQQELRVLSGSLCTLRDPEGRDRVHIPVTHCT, from the exons ATGTCCGTGCTTGCTCCGAATCCAGATGCTAACAGGAAGGAGAAGCGGGTTCCTCTATTAAGTAAACCTGGCCTAGACCTCGGTCGGGGCAACGAATCCAAAGATATCCCCCCACCCTCGCTGCATTCAA TTGGCGTCGGCGCCCTCGCCGGAACTTGGCCCCATCTGGCGGCCGCGCCGGCGCCCCCGCTCGCCGGGGCGCCCACCGCCCGCTCCTCCCGCCGCGCGCTCCGCCAACTTCCCGCCCAGCCCCGGCGGCCGCCGCCCAGCCCGACGCGGGGTCCGAGTCCCGCCGCCCTCGTTGTCGCCGCCGCGTGCGGACGGGTGGGGGAAGGGCGGCCGCCGCCAACGCCGCCTCACCCGACGGGCCGGGAGAACAaagcggcggccgcggcggcgcTAACTTTTTCGGTGTCTGTTCCGCGCTCCCCGAGGCGACTACTTACAGAGCTTGGCTCGACCGGTCGTGAGAAACTCCAAGCCTGCCAGCGTCTGGGTCCTGGACCAAGAGCCAGCGAGGCTTCACGCGCCTCGCAGAATCCCGCCCGCCACAGGcgccccttcttccctccctccctccctccgcccCGTCCCGTCCTGAGGCCCGAGGGCGGGGGGCCGGGGCGTGCGAGGCGGGGGCGCGCGAGAGGCGGGGGCGCGCGGCCGGCGCGGGGCCTGCCGGGAGCTGTAGTCTCCCCGCCCGCTCGAAGCCGTGGTGGCCGCGTGGGGCTGTGGCTTGACCCCGCGCGGGAGCAACAGGAGCTTCGGGTGCTTTCCGGCTCACTCTGCACCCTCCGAGATCCGGAGGGGCGCGACCGTGTACATATTCCAGTTACGCACTGTACTTGA